One window of the bacterium genome contains the following:
- a CDS encoding DUF423 domain-containing protein, translating into MPGWVSIASLLGASGVVLGAFGAHTLKARLTPESLASWNTAVEYHLLHAVVLLVLAWTASNGDPSAPWAMKLFSAGIVFFSGSIYVLVLGGPRWLGPITPIGGICLVAAWLSLLAYARSSGG; encoded by the coding sequence ATGCCGGGCTGGGTCTCCATCGCATCCCTGCTGGGCGCTTCCGGTGTCGTGCTTGGCGCGTTCGGGGCCCATACCCTGAAGGCACGCTTGACCCCCGAGAGCCTCGCTAGCTGGAACACCGCGGTCGAGTACCACCTCTTGCATGCCGTCGTGCTGCTGGTGCTCGCCTGGACCGCATCCAACGGCGATCCCTCGGCCCCCTGGGCCATGAAACTATTCAGCGCCGGAATCGTATTCTTCTCGGGGTCGATCTACGTCCTGGTGCTCGGTGGTCCACGCTGGCTGGGTCCTATTACCCCCATTGGAGGGATATGTCTGGTCGCAGCCTGGCTTTCGTTGCTCGCGTACGCCCGCTCTTCGGGCGGCTGA